One window from the genome of Acidihalobacter ferrooxydans encodes:
- the erpA gene encoding iron-sulfur cluster insertion protein ErpA, with product MSATDLLEETMPDPLLFTDSAASKVKELIEEENNNELKLRVFVTGGGCSGFQYGFTFDENVGDGDTVVENGGVTLLIDPMSYQYLVGAEIDYTEGLEGAQFVIRNPNATTTCGCGSSFSV from the coding sequence ATGTCTGCCACCGATTTGCTTGAAGAAACCATGCCCGATCCGCTGTTGTTTACCGATTCGGCAGCGAGCAAGGTCAAGGAACTGATCGAGGAAGAAAACAACAACGAACTGAAGCTGCGCGTCTTCGTCACCGGTGGCGGCTGCTCCGGTTTTCAGTACGGCTTTACGTTCGACGAGAACGTCGGCGATGGCGACACCGTGGTCGAGAACGGCGGCGTGACGTTGCTGATCGATCCGATGAGTTATCAATACCTGGTGGGTGCCGAGATCGATTACACGGAGGGGCTGGAAGGTGCGCAATTCGTGATTCGAAATCCGAATGCGACCACTACGTGCGGTTGCGGTTCGTCTTTCTCGGTCTGA
- a CDS encoding hemerythrin domain-containing protein encodes MTKTLLDVVHADHRNMAVLLELLRSDVDALRGGDDQALDIERLTDVVDYFGHYPDRVHHPREETMFAVFREHHEASPELGNALRRVHEQHETLPKLTVAVSEMLDAAAHGSLVLRDELVTQLDHFIESQLEHLDLEEGLIFPELREKMNAQDWLKVEALGPQGRDPIFGAEVEAEYRNLYRRLEAFLS; translated from the coding sequence GTGACGAAGACGCTTTTGGATGTGGTTCACGCAGATCATCGCAATATGGCGGTGTTGCTCGAATTGCTGCGCAGTGATGTCGACGCGTTGAGAGGGGGTGACGACCAGGCGTTAGATATCGAGCGTCTGACAGACGTCGTCGACTATTTCGGGCATTATCCGGATCGTGTGCATCATCCGCGAGAGGAAACCATGTTTGCGGTCTTTCGCGAGCACCATGAGGCGTCGCCGGAACTGGGTAATGCGCTACGGCGGGTGCACGAGCAACATGAAACCCTGCCGAAGTTGACGGTAGCCGTGAGTGAGATGCTGGATGCCGCTGCGCATGGTTCCCTGGTGTTGCGCGATGAGTTGGTCACGCAACTGGATCATTTCATCGAGTCACAACTTGAGCATCTTGATCTCGAAGAAGGACTGATTTTCCCCGAACTGCGGGAAAAGATGAATGCCCAGGACTGGCTGAAGGTGGAGGCTCTTGGGCCTCAGGGTCGTGATCCGATTTTCGGTGCTGAAGTCGAAGCGGAGTATCGGAATCTCTATCGTCGGCTGGAGGCATTTCTTTCCTGA
- a CDS encoding APC family permease, which produces MSSPEGGKSLRRDAGIIGLLFASTTSMIGSGWLFGALHAAKIAGPLSLWSWIIGAVVIMIIALCFAELAALFPRSGALVHMSHASHGDGLGRVWGWMLFLSYVAVPAVEAESIVTYASNLKGLHGLVDNQGVLSVSGFIACAGLIGILAVLNLLAIRWLLRINTTVTWWKIAIPLLTGIVMVVAGIHQIGPMWQHAGSSVWSVASKSYTAQDMFIALPAAGIVFSYLGFRTAIDLGGESANPGRNIPLAVIGSVVLSGVVYILLQYGFLMSVKPQDVVNGWDHLSFPGVKGPFAGIAAMLGFTWLATLLYVDAAISPAGTGLIYTTAGSRILFANGEMHAGPHWLTRLNGQDVPWVSVAIMWAVGVIFLLPFPAWQKMVAYISDITALTYGLGPIVLLILRKDQPSLSRPFRLWGASVIAPLAFIFCNLIILWSGFGTVTPLFLIVLSIFAIYLIYFYLIARQPSEAFGWGNIWWLGVWFAGMWIISYLGGKDLGGIGVLGFWTAVIVTGVWSLIVIELAKRCSLPAEETAKIMMNIEKTM; this is translated from the coding sequence ATGTCATCACCAGAAGGCGGTAAAAGCCTGCGTCGAGACGCGGGAATCATCGGTTTGCTGTTCGCCAGCACCACTAGCATGATCGGTTCGGGCTGGCTGTTCGGTGCACTCCATGCAGCAAAAATTGCCGGCCCATTGAGTCTTTGGAGCTGGATCATCGGTGCGGTTGTCATCATGATCATCGCGCTGTGTTTCGCAGAACTCGCCGCGCTGTTCCCACGCTCCGGCGCACTTGTGCACATGAGCCATGCCAGTCACGGCGATGGTCTGGGCCGGGTATGGGGCTGGATGCTGTTCCTGTCCTATGTGGCGGTGCCAGCCGTTGAGGCAGAAAGTATCGTTACCTACGCCAGTAATCTCAAAGGCCTGCATGGTCTGGTGGACAATCAGGGTGTGCTTTCGGTATCGGGCTTCATCGCCTGCGCCGGATTGATCGGCATTCTGGCGGTACTGAATCTGTTGGCCATTCGCTGGCTGCTCAGAATCAACACGACGGTAACGTGGTGGAAGATCGCCATCCCGCTGTTGACCGGTATCGTGATGGTCGTGGCCGGCATCCATCAGATCGGCCCGATGTGGCAGCACGCTGGCAGCAGCGTGTGGAGTGTTGCCTCCAAGAGTTATACCGCGCAGGACATGTTCATCGCCTTGCCAGCCGCCGGGATCGTGTTCAGCTATCTGGGCTTTCGTACCGCGATCGACCTAGGTGGCGAGAGCGCCAATCCCGGACGCAATATTCCGCTGGCGGTGATTGGTTCGGTGGTGCTCTCGGGCGTGGTCTACATTCTGTTGCAGTACGGCTTTCTGATGTCGGTGAAGCCACAGGATGTCGTCAATGGCTGGGATCATCTTAGTTTTCCCGGCGTGAAGGGACCTTTTGCCGGGATCGCCGCCATGCTCGGGTTCACCTGGCTCGCCACACTGTTGTATGTTGATGCGGCCATCTCACCTGCCGGCACCGGCCTGATCTATACCACCGCCGGTTCGCGGATTCTCTTCGCCAACGGAGAAATGCATGCCGGACCGCATTGGCTGACCAGGCTTAACGGGCAGGATGTGCCGTGGGTGTCGGTCGCGATCATGTGGGCTGTTGGCGTGATTTTCCTGCTGCCGTTTCCAGCCTGGCAGAAAATGGTTGCCTATATCAGCGACATCACTGCGCTGACTTACGGTCTGGGTCCAATCGTGCTGTTGATTCTGCGCAAGGATCAGCCAAGTCTGTCGCGGCCGTTCCGGCTTTGGGGCGCGAGTGTGATCGCGCCCCTCGCATTTATCTTCTGCAATCTGATTATCCTGTGGAGCGGTTTTGGAACGGTGACACCGCTGTTTCTGATCGTACTTTCCATCTTCGCGATCTACCTGATCTACTTCTATCTGATCGCCCGTCAACCCTCCGAGGCTTTCGGTTGGGGCAATATCTGGTGGCTTGGCGTCTGGTTTGCGGGTATGTGGATCATTTCGTATCTCGGCGGGAAGGATCTCGGCGGCATTGGCGTGCTCGGGTTCTGGACGGCGGTCATCGTGACGGGCGTGTGGAGCCTGATCGTGATTGAGCTTGCGAAACGGTGCTCTCTGCCGGCGGAAGAAACCGCCAAAATTATGATGAATATAGAAAAAACGATGTAG
- a CDS encoding peptidase, translating to MTYCAAIHVNDGLVFIADSRTNAGVDQVSTYSKMHEFGVPGERQFVLLSAGNLGTTQAVLASIRKDLEDADAEVSLATVSDLPAAAEYIGQLSLAEQRKYVTSGGHTAGFDPQVSFILGGQVAGREPGIYLIYPQGNYITTSQTTRFLQIGESKYGKPILDRIIRADTSLADAARCALVSMDSTMRSNLTVGPPIEVQIYTADRMSLGPRIVLADDHPYLREIRQGWDENIREAFKNMPPLRPSLFKSDDNS from the coding sequence ATGACGTATTGCGCCGCAATCCATGTCAACGATGGTCTGGTGTTCATCGCAGACTCGCGCACCAACGCGGGTGTCGACCAGGTCAGCACCTATAGCAAGATGCACGAATTCGGCGTGCCGGGCGAACGTCAATTCGTGTTGCTGTCTGCGGGGAATCTGGGCACCACGCAGGCCGTGCTGGCGAGTATCCGGAAAGACCTGGAGGACGCAGATGCGGAGGTTTCTCTGGCGACGGTATCCGATCTGCCGGCCGCCGCGGAATATATCGGTCAACTCAGTCTGGCCGAACAACGCAAATACGTGACCAGCGGTGGCCATACGGCCGGTTTCGATCCGCAGGTCAGCTTCATTCTTGGTGGGCAGGTTGCCGGACGTGAGCCCGGCATCTATCTGATCTACCCACAAGGCAACTACATCACCACCTCGCAGACCACGCGGTTTTTGCAGATCGGTGAGAGCAAGTACGGCAAGCCGATTCTCGACCGTATCATCCGGGCGGATACCTCGCTGGCCGATGCCGCACGGTGCGCACTCGTGTCGATGGACTCGACCATGCGCAGCAATCTCACCGTTGGCCCGCCGATCGAGGTGCAGATATACACGGCTGACCGCATGTCTCTCGGGCCACGCATTGTGCTCGCGGATGATCATCCTTACCTGCGCGAAATCCGCCAAGGTTGGGATGAAAACATCCGCGAAGCGTTCAAAAATATGCCGCCGTTGCGTCCCAGCCTGTTCAAGTCTGACGACAATAGCTGA
- the recQ gene encoding DNA helicase RecQ: MTQANPAGSEAGLALLHSVFGYAEFRPPQGDIVAHLIAGGDALVIMPTGGGKSLCYQIPALVRDGVGVVVSPLIALMQDQVAALRQNGVRAAYLNSTQSVGEAREVENALLAGDLDLLYVAPERLLLPRMLDLLERAPLALFAIDEAHCVSQWGHDFRPEYIRLSVLHERFAQIPRVALTATADAPTRREIAERLALTEARQFIAGFDRPNIRYRVAEGGGNARERLLRFIRDEHDGEAGIVYCLSRRRVDDTAAWLSARGLTALPYHAGLPAAERAANQERFLREDAVVVVATIAFGMGIDKPDVRFVAHLNLPKSLEAYYQETGRAGRDGLPSDAWMLYGLQDVITLRQMQEGSEADETHKRVERHKLDAMLGFCELTSCRRQALLRYFGDSLEQPCGNCDNCLQPPVTWDATEAARKALSCVYRTQQRFGVNYLVDVLLGKTDDRIRRFGHDRISTFGIGGELSAEDWRGVYRQLIARGLLTVDLEGHGGLRLTEASRPVLRGEQAVQLRRRERTARKPGVRRKEARRFTRPADRALWDALRARRTLLAESQGVPAYMIFSDATLMAMVEERPSTLAAMARISGVGERKLEAYGEDFLDAVQAHEGETGAADIGADTVEETLLLFRAGMDAEGVARHRGLRVDTVYGHLATAIERDELAAGEAVGLGGAEVERIKRAFVENDDGRLKTIFEALGGQYPYGVLHCVRAGLRRA, encoded by the coding sequence ATGACTCAAGCCAACCCCGCAGGATCTGAAGCTGGGCTCGCCCTGCTGCATAGTGTTTTCGGCTACGCTGAATTCCGACCGCCACAGGGCGACATCGTTGCGCATCTGATCGCGGGTGGCGATGCCCTGGTGATCATGCCGACCGGTGGCGGCAAGTCACTGTGCTACCAGATTCCGGCTCTGGTGCGCGATGGCGTAGGGGTTGTCGTTTCGCCGCTGATCGCGTTGATGCAGGATCAGGTCGCCGCACTGCGTCAGAATGGCGTGCGCGCGGCCTATCTGAATTCCACGCAGAGCGTGGGCGAAGCGCGCGAAGTCGAAAACGCGCTGCTGGCCGGCGACCTGGATCTGCTCTACGTAGCACCGGAGCGTCTGCTGCTGCCGCGCATGCTGGATTTGCTGGAGCGCGCGCCGCTGGCGCTGTTTGCCATCGACGAGGCGCATTGCGTCTCGCAGTGGGGGCACGATTTCCGCCCCGAATACATTCGACTCTCGGTGCTGCACGAGCGCTTCGCGCAGATTCCCCGCGTTGCACTGACCGCTACCGCCGATGCGCCCACGCGCCGCGAGATTGCCGAACGCCTGGCGCTGACCGAGGCGCGCCAGTTTATTGCCGGCTTCGACCGGCCCAACATTCGTTACCGCGTCGCCGAGGGCGGCGGCAATGCGCGCGAGCGACTGCTGCGCTTTATCCGCGACGAGCACGACGGCGAGGCCGGCATCGTCTACTGCCTGTCGCGGAGGCGGGTGGACGATACGGCCGCGTGGCTGAGCGCACGTGGACTGACCGCGTTGCCGTATCACGCCGGTCTACCGGCTGCCGAGCGGGCGGCGAATCAGGAACGATTTCTGCGCGAGGATGCCGTGGTGGTGGTTGCCACCATCGCTTTCGGCATGGGCATCGACAAGCCGGACGTGCGCTTCGTCGCGCATCTCAATCTGCCCAAGAGCCTCGAAGCGTATTATCAGGAAACCGGCCGCGCCGGCCGCGACGGTCTGCCGTCGGACGCCTGGATGCTTTACGGCCTGCAGGATGTGATCACGTTGCGCCAGATGCAGGAAGGCTCCGAGGCGGATGAAACCCACAAGCGCGTCGAACGCCACAAGCTGGACGCGATGCTGGGCTTTTGCGAACTCACCAGCTGCCGTCGGCAGGCGTTGCTGCGCTATTTCGGCGACTCGCTGGAGCAGCCATGCGGCAATTGCGACAACTGTCTGCAACCTCCCGTGACCTGGGACGCGACCGAGGCGGCGCGCAAGGCGCTGTCTTGTGTTTATCGCACGCAACAGCGTTTCGGCGTGAACTATCTGGTCGACGTGCTGCTGGGCAAGACCGATGATCGCATCCGCCGTTTCGGCCACGACCGCATCAGCACGTTCGGCATCGGCGGCGAGCTGTCCGCCGAGGACTGGCGCGGCGTTTATCGTCAGCTTATCGCGCGCGGCCTGCTGACGGTTGATCTGGAAGGCCACGGTGGTCTGCGTTTGACCGAAGCCAGCCGCCCGGTGCTGCGCGGTGAGCAGGCGGTGCAACTGCGGCGGCGCGAGCGCACGGCGCGCAAGCCGGGCGTGCGCAGGAAGGAAGCGCGTCGTTTTACCCGCCCGGCCGACCGCGCGCTTTGGGACGCGTTGCGTGCCCGCCGCACTTTGCTGGCCGAGTCGCAGGGAGTGCCCGCGTATATGATTTTCAGCGATGCAACGCTGATGGCCATGGTCGAGGAGCGCCCATCGACGTTGGCCGCGATGGCGCGCATCTCCGGAGTTGGCGAACGTAAGCTGGAAGCGTACGGCGAGGATTTTCTCGATGCGGTACAGGCGCACGAAGGCGAAACCGGCGCAGCGGACATAGGCGCCGATACGGTTGAGGAAACGCTGCTGCTGTTCCGTGCCGGGATGGATGCCGAGGGCGTCGCCCGTCACCGCGGGTTGCGCGTCGATACGGTCTACGGGCATCTCGCGACTGCGATAGAGCGCGACGAGCTGGCGGCGGGGGAAGCCGTAGGTTTGGGCGGGGCTGAGGTGGAACGGATCAAGCGCGCATTCGTCGAGAATGACGATGGGCGCCTTAAAACCATTTTCGAGGCGCTTGGCGGGCAGTATCCATACGGTGTGCTGCATTGTGTGCGCGCCGGGCTGCGTCGGGCGTAG
- a CDS encoding HAMP domain-containing histidine kinase: MGRLFWKIFIGFWLIQVAIGSAVGLAIYLNNKTQLDDLTYLSKGGPRTEFVLNAAAMALRLGGAQALRLLLTNENVMHRIPVLAVNARGEDIFGRPVPPKALREARKALAENKSQLPPPGLRLAATPNGHAYLLFIPAHISGGKSTPATPPHFPVEDSLLVQLGVALLASVLFSVLLAWYLTRPVRFLQRTAKALAAGDLGARVVPSMGGRRDEIADLGQDFDHMAGRLQNMVEAQQRLLHDVSHELRSPLARMQVATALARQQPDKLDTALERIDREGGRLDQLVGELLTLARLDAGVGMGAEEEVDLAALLETVVEDGEFEADNGRHVILDYCDAGMLRGRRELLRRAFENVVRNALRHSPPGGEVTVRAERENGQLRVTVCDRGPGLPEEKLAEVFEPFVRAGDSPTGGRAGYGLGLAITLRAVEAHGGRVQASNRPDGGLCVSLSLPLQAVKRRRAERRPQAGGGT, from the coding sequence ATGGGGCGTTTGTTCTGGAAAATATTCATCGGCTTCTGGTTGATCCAGGTGGCAATCGGCTCGGCTGTCGGGTTGGCAATTTATCTGAACAACAAGACGCAGTTGGATGATCTGACCTATCTCAGTAAGGGCGGGCCGCGGACGGAATTTGTGCTCAATGCGGCGGCGATGGCCTTGCGTCTGGGCGGGGCGCAGGCTTTGCGTCTGCTGCTGACCAACGAGAATGTCATGCACCGGATTCCGGTGCTGGCGGTGAACGCGCGCGGTGAGGACATCTTCGGGCGGCCGGTGCCGCCGAAAGCGCTGCGCGAGGCCCGCAAGGCTCTGGCTGAGAACAAATCTCAATTGCCGCCGCCGGGTTTGCGCTTGGCGGCCACGCCGAACGGGCATGCTTATCTGCTGTTCATCCCGGCGCATATCAGCGGCGGCAAATCAACTCCGGCCACGCCGCCACATTTTCCGGTCGAGGATTCGTTGCTGGTGCAACTCGGCGTAGCGCTGTTGGCCAGTGTGCTGTTCAGCGTTTTACTGGCCTGGTATCTGACGCGTCCGGTGCGCTTCCTGCAGCGAACGGCCAAGGCGCTGGCTGCGGGCGATCTCGGCGCGCGCGTGGTGCCGAGCATGGGGGGGCGACGCGACGAAATCGCCGATCTGGGGCAGGATTTCGACCATATGGCGGGCCGTTTGCAGAACATGGTCGAAGCGCAGCAACGGCTGTTGCACGACGTGTCTCATGAGTTGCGTTCGCCACTGGCACGCATGCAAGTGGCCACAGCGCTGGCGCGGCAGCAGCCGGATAAGCTGGATACGGCCCTGGAACGCATCGACCGCGAAGGTGGGCGGCTCGACCAACTGGTCGGCGAACTGCTGACCCTGGCCCGTCTGGATGCCGGTGTCGGTATGGGCGCCGAAGAAGAGGTTGATCTTGCCGCGCTGCTGGAAACGGTGGTCGAGGATGGCGAATTCGAGGCCGACAATGGTCGTCATGTCATTCTGGACTATTGCGATGCCGGTATGCTGCGGGGGCGCCGCGAGTTGTTGCGCCGCGCCTTCGAGAACGTCGTGCGCAACGCTTTGCGACACAGTCCGCCGGGAGGCGAGGTCACGGTGCGTGCCGAGCGCGAGAACGGCCAGTTGCGGGTGACTGTGTGTGACCGCGGGCCCGGATTGCCGGAAGAAAAGCTGGCCGAGGTGTTTGAGCCGTTCGTGCGCGCGGGCGATTCTCCAACCGGCGGGCGTGCGGGTTACGGACTGGGCTTGGCGATCACCTTGCGTGCGGTCGAGGCACACGGTGGCCGCGTGCAGGCCAGTAATCGCCCCGACGGCGGCTTGTGTGTGTCGTTGAGCCTGCCGCTGCAAGCTGTCAAGCGGCGGCGGGCGGAACGCCGTCCGCAAGCGGGGGGCGGAACCTGA
- a CDS encoding response regulator transcription factor, with amino-acid sequence MNRVLLVDDDVELCEMLGEYLSAEGFDVLLRHDAESGVPAALGGDVDAVVLDIMMPGQSGLEALREIRQQSLMPVLMLTAKGDDVDRIVGLELGADDYLPKPCNPRELVARLRAVLRRSVPTKLGEELSIGPATLRPAERLAEWAGEALPLTSTEFNLLEVLMRNVGHVVSKDELSERALGHPLARYDRSVDVHISNLRRKLGNLDDGRSPIQTVRGLGYQYVEHR; translated from the coding sequence ATGAATCGGGTTTTGCTGGTCGACGATGATGTCGAATTGTGCGAGATGCTTGGCGAGTACTTGAGCGCCGAGGGGTTCGATGTGCTGTTGCGGCACGATGCCGAAAGCGGCGTGCCGGCGGCACTCGGTGGTGATGTCGATGCCGTGGTGCTGGACATCATGATGCCGGGGCAGAGTGGTCTGGAAGCGCTGCGAGAGATTCGTCAGCAGTCACTGATGCCGGTGCTGATGCTAACTGCGAAGGGCGATGATGTGGATCGGATCGTCGGCCTGGAATTGGGCGCTGACGATTATTTGCCCAAGCCCTGTAATCCGCGCGAACTGGTGGCGCGGTTGCGGGCGGTACTGCGGCGTTCAGTGCCGACCAAGCTCGGCGAGGAGTTGTCAATCGGGCCGGCGACGCTGCGCCCGGCCGAACGGTTGGCGGAGTGGGCCGGCGAGGCTTTGCCGCTGACCAGTACGGAATTTAATCTGTTGGAAGTGCTGATGCGCAACGTTGGCCACGTGGTCAGCAAGGATGAGTTATCCGAGCGTGCGTTGGGACATCCGCTGGCGCGCTATGACCGTAGCGTGGATGTGCACATCAGCAATCTGCGCCGCAAGCTTGGCAACCTGGACGATGGCCGGTCGCCCATCCAGACTGTCCGCGGACTGGGGTATCAGTACGTCGAGCATCGCTGA
- a CDS encoding Spy/CpxP family protein refolding chaperone, translated as MKPNRYVIAGIFAASLTAFSVGAAYASPGEGYAPRPMTQGDHCMQQTHNMRGNAMGIMPPEFRHMHLTEVQRNQIFDIKYKSMPILRQHYQQLRQTRKELRLASTAAPYDAAKVHSLANRMGQLEAMIAVRRADDKHKIFAVLTPAQQHQSKQMHDWRSSQHQRPAMGL; from the coding sequence ATGAAACCCAATCGATACGTCATCGCAGGCATATTTGCCGCCTCTCTGACTGCGTTCAGTGTCGGCGCTGCTTATGCCAGCCCGGGTGAAGGTTACGCACCTCGCCCCATGACGCAGGGTGACCATTGCATGCAGCAGACGCACAACATGCGCGGCAACGCCATGGGCATCATGCCACCGGAGTTCCGTCACATGCACCTGACCGAGGTGCAACGAAACCAGATTTTCGACATCAAATACAAATCGATGCCAATCCTGCGCCAGCATTACCAGCAACTGCGTCAAACGCGCAAAGAACTGCGCCTGGCCAGCACTGCGGCACCGTATGATGCCGCGAAAGTGCACAGCCTCGCCAACCGGATGGGTCAGCTGGAGGCCATGATTGCGGTACGCCGCGCAGACGACAAACACAAGATTTTTGCCGTGCTGACACCGGCACAACAGCACCAGTCGAAACAGATGCACGACTGGCGCTCCAGTCAGCACCAGCGCCCCGCGATGGGCCTGTAA
- a CDS encoding cold-shock protein, whose amino-acid sequence MATGTVKWFNESKGFGFIAQDNGGDDVFVHFSAIQSQGFKTLAEGQKVSFDLQQGPKGPQAANVVAQ is encoded by the coding sequence ATGGCAACAGGCACCGTGAAGTGGTTCAACGAATCCAAGGGATTCGGTTTCATCGCGCAGGACAACGGCGGCGACGACGTGTTCGTGCACTTCAGCGCGATCCAATCCCAGGGCTTCAAAACCCTGGCCGAAGGTCAGAAAGTGTCCTTCGATCTTCAGCAGGGACCGAAAGGTCCGCAGGCGGCGAATGTCGTCGCACAGTAA
- the ribB gene encoding 3,4-dihydroxy-2-butanone-4-phosphate synthase yields the protein MNQPRQYVSMLEPYGDPLTRVEHALDALRAGEGVLLVDDEDRENEGDLIYAAESLTPAQMALLIRECSGIVCLCLPDETVRRLELPMMVEHNGSRHGTGFTVSIEARHGVTTGVSAADRVTTIHAAIAADAKPEDLVRPGHVFPLRARPNGVLSRRGHTEGTVDLMQLARLRPAGVLCELTNPDGSMARLPEINAFAERHTMPVLSIEDIVAYRTMTRGVAGERAYG from the coding sequence ATGAATCAGCCCCGGCAATATGTATCCATGCTTGAACCCTACGGTGATCCGCTGACGCGGGTCGAACATGCGCTCGATGCGCTGCGCGCCGGCGAGGGCGTACTCCTCGTTGACGACGAGGATCGCGAGAACGAGGGCGACCTGATCTACGCCGCCGAATCGCTGACACCAGCGCAAATGGCCCTACTGATCCGCGAGTGTAGCGGGATCGTTTGCCTGTGCCTGCCTGACGAGACCGTACGCCGCCTGGAATTGCCTATGATGGTAGAACACAACGGCAGTCGCCACGGCACCGGGTTTACCGTCTCGATCGAAGCGCGCCACGGCGTGACCACCGGGGTTTCGGCGGCTGATCGCGTAACCACCATCCATGCCGCTATCGCCGCCGACGCAAAACCGGAGGACCTGGTGCGCCCTGGACATGTATTTCCGTTGCGTGCACGCCCTAACGGCGTGCTGTCACGCCGCGGACACACTGAAGGGACGGTCGATCTCATGCAACTGGCCCGTTTGCGCCCGGCCGGTGTTTTGTGCGAACTCACCAACCCCGACGGTAGTATGGCCAGACTGCCCGAAATCAACGCATTTGCCGAACGCCATACGATGCCGGTACTGAGCATTGAGGACATCGTCGCCTACCGGACAATGACACGCGGTGTGGCAGGCGAAAGGGCCTACGGCTAG